In the Setaria italica strain Yugu1 chromosome VI, Setaria_italica_v2.0, whole genome shotgun sequence genome, one interval contains:
- the LOC101779918 gene encoding BTB/POZ and MATH domain-containing protein 4 codes for MSSLPPPLLSAGAGQPSSRSASCFVAKPARGFLVLRIDGYSWTKALPGGERITSDVFTVGGRQWCVDYYPNGADASADESDAIALYLRLVGYQYQQQKERVRAQYKFSLLDLAGNAAYELPAETGTFTLTRPTALLLGQDYGFAVAPISGGQAAAAEDIGRGYAAFITREELERRRDSLLKEDCLAVRCDVGVTEVAPLSVVPKPLMLPPPIMPRHDYGYHYGGYPEFNDDGAPSVWDGSRERKRSHQEPPPDDKEYIRRCLAAKRRGD; via the coding sequence ATGtcgtcgttgccgccgccgctgctgtccgccggcgccggccagcccTCGTCGCGCTCCGCCTCGTGCTTCGTCGCAAAGCCGGCGCGCGGGTTCCTGGTGCTCCGCATCGACGGCTACTCCTGGACCAAGGCGCTCCCCGGCGGCGAGCGCATCACCTCGGACGTCTTCACCGTCGGCGGCCGCCAGTGGTGCGTCGACTACTACCCCAACGGCGCCGACGCCTCCGCCGACGAGTCCGATGCCATAGCCCTctacctccgcctcgtcggctaCCAGTACCAGCAGCAGAAGGAGCGCGTGCGGGCGCAGTACAAGTTCAGCCTGCTCGACCTCGCCGGCAACGCCGCGTACGAGCTCCCCGCCGAGACGGGCACCTTCACGCTCACCAGGCCCACGGCGTTGCTGCTGGGCCAAGACTACGGCTTCGCGGTCGCCCCGATCAGCGgtggccaggcggcggcggccgaggacaTTGGGCGCGGCTACGCCGCGTTCATCACGCGGGAGGAgctggagcggcggcgcgacagCCTGCTCAAGGAGGACTGCCTCGCCGTCCGCTGCGACGTCGGCGTCACGGAGGTGGCGCCGCTGTCCGTCGTGCCCAAGCCCTTGATGCTGCCGCCGCCCATCATGCCCCGCCATGATTACGGGTACCACTACGGCGGGTACCCCGAGTTCAACGACGACGGCGCGCCCTCCGTCTGGGACGGATCGCGGGAGCGCAAGCGCAGTCATCAGGAGCCTCCGCCGGATGACAAGGAGTACATCCGCCGGTGCCTCGCCGCCAAACGGCGCGGCGACTGA
- the LOC101780331 gene encoding BTB/POZ and MATH domain-containing protein 5, whose protein sequence is MSAAQPLLSAAVRHLSRSAYGVAVTPARGFQVFRIDGYSWAKTLAAGERITSGHFIVGGRYWLIDYYPNGTDSARDTDSGSISLYLRLAGGAGYEKERVRAQYKFSLLDPSGFAAYEIPPETSIFTYPGRQYGHHGDEVTGDIGVGLANFVTKEELERRSETLLKDDCLAIRCDVGVTELGVLAVAPKESHKTMQQDDGDDSDWEGGNRESNRRRRQPPLDDREYIRRSLAKNRRASII, encoded by the coding sequence ATGTCGGCGGCGCAGCCgctgctctccgccgccgtgcgGCATCTCTCGCGCTCCGCGTACGGTGTCGCCGTCACCCCGGCGCGGGGGTTCCAGGTGTTCCGCATCGACGGGTACTCGTGGGCCAAgacgctcgccgccggcgagcgcatCACCTCGGGGCACTTCATCGTCGGCGGCCGCTACTGGCTGATCGACTACTACCCCAACGGCACCGACAGCGCCAGGGACACCGACTCCGGCTCCATCTCCCTctacctccgcctcgccggcggcgccggctacGAGAAGGAGCGCGTGCGGGCGCAGTACAAGTTCAGCCTCCTCGACCCCTCCGGCTTCGCCGCGTACGAGATCCCGCCCGAGACGAGCATCTTCACGTACCCCGGCCGCCAATACGGCCACCACGGCGACGAGGTGACGGGGGACATCGGCGTCGGCCTCGCCAACTTCGTCACcaaggaggagctggagcggcGGAGCGAGACCCTGCTCAAGGACGACTGCCTCGCCATCCGCTGCGACGTCGGCGTCACGGAGCtcggcgtcctcgccgtcgcgccCAAGGAGAGCCACAAGACCATGCAgcaggacgacggcgacgactcCGACTGGGAGGGCGGAAACCGCGAGAGCAACAGGCGTCGCCGGCAGCCGCCCCTGGACGACAGGGAATACATCCGCCGGAGCCTCGCCAAAAACCGCCGCGCGTCAATTATCTAG